The genomic interval CTCGACGTGGCGCTGGGCATCGGCGGGATCCCCCGCGGCCGGGTGACGGAGATCTTCGGGCCGGAATCCTCGGGGAAGACCACGCTCGCGCTGCACATCATCGCCGAGGCGCAGAAGGGCGGCGGCGTCGCGGGCTTCATCGACGCGGAGCACGCCCTCGACCTCTCCTACGCGAGGAAGCTGGGCATCTCCACGGAGGACCTGCTCATCTCCCAGCCCGACACGGGGGAGCAGGCGCTGGAGATCGCCGAGCTGCTCGTCCGCAGCGGCGCCCTCGACGTGCTGGTGGTCGACTCCGTGGCGGCGCTGGTCCCCAAGGCCGAGATCGAGGGGGAGATGGGCGACGCCCACATGGGGCTCCAGGCGCGCCTGATGTCCCAGGCGCTGCGCAAGCTCACGGGGACGATCAGCAAGTCGCAGACCTCGGTGATCTTCATCAACCAGATCCGCCAGAAGATCGGCGTCATGTTCGGCAACCCCGAGACGACCACCGGCGGGAACGCCCTCAAGTTCTACGCCTCCGTGCGGATGGACATCCGCCGGATCTCCCAGATCAAGCGGGAGGATGACGTCATCGGCGGCCGGACGCGCGTCAAGGTGGTGAAGAACAAGCTCGCCCCGCCGTTCCGCGAGGCGGAGTTCGACATCCTGTACGGCGAAGGCATCTCCCGGGAGGGGGACATCCTCGACCTGGGTTCGGATCTCGACATCGTGGAGAAGAGCGGGGCGTGGTACTCCGTCGGCGGGGAGCGGATCGGCCAGGGGCGGGAGAACGCCCGGATCTTCCTGAGGGAGCACCCGGAGATGGCCGGTGAGCTGTCGAAGAAGATCCTGGCCCACCATGGGATCGGGGAGGGCGCGAAATCTTCGGCGGAAGGAGCGTGACGCCTTGGATCTGAACGACATCCTCCGCGCGGCGGCGAAGCACGGCGCATCGGACGTCCACCTCAAGGTAGGGCTTCCGCCCGTCCTGAGGATCAACGGGAAGCTCATCCCCCTCAAGGCGCCCGAGCCGCTGAAGGCGGACGACCTCGTCGCGATGAGCGGCATGATCTTCCGCGAGGACCAGAAGAGCCGGTTCGAGAAGCACCACGAGCTCGACTGCGCCTACAGCGTCCAGGGGCTGGGGCGGTTCCGCGTGAACATCTTCCAGCAGCGCGGGACGATGGGCATCGTCCTGCGGCTCGTCCCGGTCGGAGTGAAGCCCTTCGAGGAGCTGCACCTCCCCAAGGTGATGGAGAAGATCGCGCTCGAGGAGCGCGGCCTGGTCCTGTGCACGGGGACCACCGGGTGCGGCAAGTCCACCACGCTGGCCTCCATGGTGCAGTTCATCAACACGAACCGAAGCTGCCACATCATGACGATCGAGGACCCCATCGAGTTCCTCCTGCGGGACAACAAGAGCATCATCAACCAGCGGGAGCTCGGCGTGGACACCTCCTCGTTCGCCGACGCCCTCAAGAGCGCCCTGCGCCAGGACCCCGACGTGATCCTCGTCGGCGAGATGCGCGACCTCGAGACGATCGAGACCGCGATCACCGCCGCGGAGACGGGGCACCTGGTCTTTTCCACGCTGCACACCCTCGACGCCGGGGAGACGATCAACCGGGTCGTCGCGTCCTTCCCCCCTTTCCAGCAGAAGCAGATACGGCTGCAGCTCGCCTCGGTCCTCAAGGCCGTCATCTCCCAGCGGCTCGTGCCCCGCGCGGACGGGCAGGGGCGCGTCCCGGCGGTGGAGGTTCTTCTGAACACCGCCCGCGTCCGGGAGTACATCGAGGACAAGGACAAGACCCGCAAGATCCGGGAAGCGATCCAGCAGGGGTTCGTGAGCTACGGGATGCAGACGTTCGACCAGTCGCTGATGGGGCTGCTCAAGGAGAACCTCATCACGCTCGACGAGGCGCTGCGGCAGGCCAGCAATCCCGACGACTTCTCGCTGCGGGTCCGGGGCGTCTCCTCTACGTCGGACCTGACCTGGGACGACTTCGACAAGGATGGCCCCGAAAAGAAGGGAACGTAAGGACGGCGGCTCCCCCGCCCCGGGAAATCCCCTGGAGCTTGCCATGGGAATGCTGGCGCGCCGCCCCTTGAGCGAGGGGGAGGTGGCGTTCCGGCTGGCGCGGAAGGGGCACGCGGAATCCGACGTCCCGCCGGTCCTCGCCCGGTTGCGCGAGCTGCGGCTGCTCGACGACGCGGCCCTTTGCCGGCAGCTCGTCCGCTCCTGGCGGGAGGGGCGCATGTACGGCCCCGCGAAGATCGCCGGGAAGCTTTCCGTGCGCCTCTTCCCGCGGCACATCATCGAGGAGGCGCTCCGGGAGGAGTGCCCCGCGGCGGACGTCGAGGAGGCGGCCGCGCGGGCGCTCAAGAAAAAGTTTCGCGGGGGTATCCCCGCCGGGAGGGAGGGCGCCGCGAAGGCGTACCGGTTCCTCGCCGGGCGCGGCTTCCCCCCGGACGCCTGCCGGAAGGCCGTCGGCCGGCGAATCGCCGTGAACGAGGAAGGAGACGGATAGATGTCGAAGACGGGCGCGGAGCTTCGCTCCGCTTTCCTTTCGTATTTCGAGCGGAACGGGCACAAGATCCTGCCGAGCGCCTCGCTCGTCCCCGGGAACGACCCGACGCTGCTGTTCACCAACGCGGGGATGGTCCAGTTCAAGGAGGTGTTCCTCGACCTCGCCGCGACCCAGTGGAAGCGGGCGACGACGGCCCAGCGGTGCCTGCGCGTGAGCGGCAAGCACAACGACCTGGAGAACGTCGGCTACACGGCCCGCCACCACACCCTGTTCGAGATGCTGGGGAACTTCTCCTTCGGCGACTACTTCAAGAAGGATGCGATCCATTTTGCGTGGGAGTTCCTCACGCGGGAGATCGGCCTCGACGGGAAGCGGATGACCGCCTCCGTGTTCCGGGAGGACGACGAGGCGTACGATATCTGGCACAAGACGATGGGGCTTCCGGCGTCGCAGATCGTCCGGTTCGACGAGAAGGACAACTTCTGGGCGATGGGGCCGACGGGCCCCTGCGGGCCGTGCTCCGAGATCATCTACGACCAGGGGGAGGGGACCGGCTGCGGGCGGCCCGGGTGCGCCGTCGGTTGCGACTGCGACCGCTTCCTCGAGATCTGGAACCTGGTGTTCATGCAGTTCAACCAGGACGAGAGCGGGACGAAGGCGCCGCTGCCCCGGCCCAGCATCGACACCGGCATGGGGCTCGAGCGGCTCGCGGCGGTGGTCCAGGGGGTCCCGAGCAACTACGAC from Thermodesulfobacteriota bacterium carries:
- a CDS encoding RecX family transcriptional regulator; the protein is MGMLARRPLSEGEVAFRLARKGHAESDVPPVLARLRELRLLDDAALCRQLVRSWREGRMYGPAKIAGKLSVRLFPRHIIEEALREECPAADVEEAAARALKKKFRGGIPAGREGAAKAYRFLAGRGFPPDACRKAVGRRIAVNEEGDG
- a CDS encoding type IV pilus twitching motility protein PilT, translated to MDLNDILRAAAKHGASDVHLKVGLPPVLRINGKLIPLKAPEPLKADDLVAMSGMIFREDQKSRFEKHHELDCAYSVQGLGRFRVNIFQQRGTMGIVLRLVPVGVKPFEELHLPKVMEKIALEERGLVLCTGTTGCGKSTTLASMVQFINTNRSCHIMTIEDPIEFLLRDNKSIINQRELGVDTSSFADALKSALRQDPDVILVGEMRDLETIETAITAAETGHLVFSTLHTLDAGETINRVVASFPPFQQKQIRLQLASVLKAVISQRLVPRADGQGRVPAVEVLLNTARVREYIEDKDKTRKIREAIQQGFVSYGMQTFDQSLMGLLKENLITLDEALRQASNPDDFSLRVRGVSSTSDLTWDDFDKDGPEKKGT
- the recA gene encoding recombinase RecA — encoded protein: MSQDPNRRKALDMAVAAIEKNYGKGAIMRLGADVPAKDIPVISTGAISLDVALGIGGIPRGRVTEIFGPESSGKTTLALHIIAEAQKGGGVAGFIDAEHALDLSYARKLGISTEDLLISQPDTGEQALEIAELLVRSGALDVLVVDSVAALVPKAEIEGEMGDAHMGLQARLMSQALRKLTGTISKSQTSVIFINQIRQKIGVMFGNPETTTGGNALKFYASVRMDIRRISQIKREDDVIGGRTRVKVVKNKLAPPFREAEFDILYGEGISREGDILDLGSDLDIVEKSGAWYSVGGERIGQGRENARIFLREHPEMAGELSKKILAHHGIGEGAKSSAEGA